The Phalacrocorax aristotelis chromosome 2, bGulAri2.1, whole genome shotgun sequence region CAGTTCTTTCAGAATATCTTTAATTCAGGAGTTTTCAGACCATTTTCACGGATTACCTGCCAGCAATAACAAATGGTTACTAGGATAAAACTGCACGATGTCAGGAAGCTTAAACTTTACAGCAATCTGCATTACGGTTGGAAAATTTGTAGGGGTCTGTGAACTGAAAAATATGACAACTCCTGATAATTCAGAACTGAATTAATTCAGGCAGTGTCTACAGCCTGTGTTCTGTAGGAAGAGAGAATAGCTAATCACAAGGTTGCCTTCTGGCTCTCTAATCTACAAAGCTCCTCATAATTAGAGAACTATCCTCAGCTTCAGGAAACCTGAGTCCAATTCCTCTCCTTGCCTGTGTCTTCCTGCATGATGTGGTATGAGTCATTGACACAAGGATCATTAAAGAAACTTGGGATATGTCTGTGATGACAGTTAAGTCATCTCTCAACTTTGTAAAAGACAGGGGAGACAGTTTTGCCAGGAAACAtgggtgtttgtttgtttgaagaaGAAATGCTATTTTATAATATTCAGCGATTCAAGGTATTCAGTGACGCTTGGGTATTCAGTATTGTCCCAAAAGGCAGCATGTAGTTGCACAAGCCTCTTCATCCCTCTCAGACTTCTGTAACTGGACAGGAGGTGTCCCTCAGGCCCTGGCAAGATTGAGTATCTTGAGTTCTTGGGTTTATTTATCTCAACAGTAGTAGGCAGGCTTGATAGTAAAACAAGACTGGAGTTTCTGCAGTGTGACTTGAGGTTTGACCTTTAGACCAATCCAATAAAAGATGGGATTTGGTTTCCAATCTTTACATATGGGATTGGAAAACAGAAGCtacaggcaaaacaaacaagctaTAATCCTGTATGTATTTAACATAATTCCCTGCAATTAATTCTGCACCCATCCCCTCTGATTGCCTGGGCTGGTTCTGAGGGATGGGGATGCTGTGTCTGGTCCTGTCCTGCGGCACCTGAAACTCTGGTGGATGACTAGCCAAGCGAGGAGGGGGAAGCCGCCccatcccctccttcctcccagggACTACGCCTCTGGCCACCTCCTCAGCCTCTGCTCACCCTGTCCGGCTCTCACTTGTCTTCTTCATCGAGTATGGCagggtttcctttggttcaaACTTTCATGCAATGTTAATGGTTTACCCTTTCTTCAGTGAGATCCTGTTTGATTTTGCTTCAGTTCTTTAGCTATAAAGCGAAGAAGATAGTCTTGCATTGAAACAGAGCAGTCCATTAAGCAGTCTCTGTCCTGTATCTGGCCAGTTGGACGCTGGCATCTCtcctgattctcttcccccaggGAAACAGTTTTTCCAGCTATATTCACTACTGAGCCATGTAAGTActgtactgaggcacagctgggTTTGCTactgctgctcagcagtgacTGGTGTGGTGTGGAGTGGCAGCTACCTTTGGAAAGGTTGTAAAGGATAAGAAAATAGGCTGATTTGTACCAATTTGGACTGGGGAAGGAAGGCTATGATGGGATCCTAAAACCTGGGTTGGACTCCAGGGCTGCCAGGATCAAactcttcatttaattttttataaggTACTGAAAAAATTGATACCACGCAACCAAAAATGTGTGACATTTTCTGTCATGGAGCCAgtatgaaagaagaagaaaaggtttgtctttttccttctttccttctctctctctcattctaatagtttttttactttcattcCATATACTTGTCTTCAGAATGATTCTTTGAAAATACCTCCCTTCTATGCCAGCACTCAGTCATAGATGATCTGTCCCAAACATGCGTGTTTTGGGACATTCTGTTTTGGTCTAGCAGTGTTCAACCACTTGTGTCCTGCAATGATAAGCATATTACAATAActcatattttttcatttttcatttatctaTTTTCTGTAGTCTCTAAAGAAAGATTTATAGAGACTACACTTTCTCATCTTCCATaaaaccaggggaaaaaattaatgggTAATAAACCAGGAAAGGCCTCTGCACTGATATTTAATAGCTTGAGTCTACTGATTGCGGTTAAGCTTTCCCTAGATTAAATCTGAGCAAGTGTGAAGAGAAGTAAGCACAGTGAAGAGTCTGTGTTTGAATGAATCTCAAATAATAATCAAATCTGGATGTAGAAGCAAAAAGAGAGACAGGAATAAAGGATGTGTGTGAAGCCgtataaacaaaaaattatcaTTTATAGTTTGCAGCATTTGGAGGTGTTAGCTAAGTTTCATGCAATTCTCTGAGGTCTGTGCATGTCCTCTCAGGGTtctgcaatgtattttttttgtagcaCTGAGGTTCCttataagaaaataatatgtTGGGGGTCTAGTCTTGTCACAGCAAGTATTTACATCAATTCTGGATTCCCAGGTTCAAGAACATTAAATTAAGGGATTGTGTAACAAAGATAGATGTGCAGTTTTTCTTATCAAGGtgatatatatattaaaaaaaaatatacctcAAGGAATGTCAACTTCCTCCAGGGCGTATATCATTCATGTTAATGTCAGGAATTAGAGGTACAAATGGAGATCCACAACAGAAGCACGTATaatgcagaggaagaagaagtcTCTGTAGGAGAGAAAAGCTTTCATAGTGTGTGGAAGAGCAGCTATATTCAGGCTATTATGGGAACACCAAAGatttattaaatatgttaatCATAGTGTGGAAGAGCAGCCAAACATGTTACCTAGACAAGGGGCTTTATAGACTGGGTCATGAACAGTTGCATCTTGGAGTAAGAGGTGACTGTTAGATAAGgcagagaatcacagaaccccaggttggaagggacctcagggatcatctaggccaacctttctaggaagagcagagtctagacaagatggcccagcaccctgtccagctgaatcttaaaagtgtccaacgtggccgagtcaaccacttccctggggagattattccaacagttggctgttctcactgtgaaaaatttccctctcatgtccaataggaatctccccaagagcaacttgtgtccattaaAGGACACAAGAAGGCTGACAGATCATgctgcagaacaaaaataagttACAGATCTCAGGACTTGCAGTGTGGTGTGGTGGAACTGAAGGGAATAGCTCAGATCTCCACAGTTCAAGATCCAGCAATATCTGTAGTGTCAGATGCACCCCCAGGGGCCAGTGCCTGTCTGACATCCCATTACTGTCTCAAGTAAATCTAATTAATTCAATACTTTCCACTAGTaagtgcatttttcttttcagttgaaATGGATACTCCCTAGGTATAACACAAAGGCAAAAGGATGTTGAGGTAGCCACATCGTGCAAGATGTAGAGGTCTAAAAATCACACTATGCTGCAGTGACCTCCATCAGAATAAATTGTTACTATGCAATGAAATCCAAGCCTAGTTGTTATCATGACAATGTCCATGTGTCCATTTATTTAAGAAGGTGTACTTTATATTTTCTAAGTATTGACTCTCATTTAGAAGTAGATTTGAGAGTCAGTGCTTTATTCCTGCAGGAATTCATAGAATGGTATTACGTACATGTGCACATAAAGGCTCTTCTTGTCTTCTTGAACCGTATGGAAAACACCCTTTCCAGAATTAATTTCATGTCCTCTCTGACGAGGCCCTGTCAGAAGAGCTTAGCCATGAGCAATATATACAAGCTACCAACAGTTTTTATAGCACTGGctattgttttcaaaatgttgcCATTGAACACTTTTAGTTTAACTATCATGTAAGATTACTGAAGGAATTTGTTTTCTCTACAATGTTCAAGAAATAAATACGTACGTTTATGAAGCAAATACTCCCCAGCTGCCCAAGAATAACAGGATATGAAATCCCTCACTTAGACTGGAAAAACGAGTGCTGCTGGAGATCTGACCTGTTATCTACTGAAGTCAACAAAGAGCCTGCTGCTGACTTCAGATGCGAGGGCTTTGGATCAGCTCCTGATTGCTGCTGCACGCACCCTGTGCAAGCAAGCAGCGTTGTCTCCTCGGTTTGTACACAGAACATACTGGCACTTCATTCTtggatgaaacagaaaattgcaAATTGTACCTAGCCACTTAGCATTTTCAGTAAATCTTGGTCTGTGTTTCAGTGTAACAAAGCAACATGTATCAGTCCCTGAGAAGTTCTTTTGTGTATCCCGCAGGAGCTACAGACCTGCATGTGTTTGAGACTATGGTTTATTAGTGAGTGAATATACTGGTGGTATTCAGCCAGGCCGCAGTTACTTTGCACTAATTATCAGCAAGGGTAAAGAAGACCTGTTTTGGCCTGTCCTTCTCTAACACATGGCATTCAGAAACACACAGGAGCTTGTTtgctgaaaggaaaggaggCAGAACATTTGCAATGTTTGTATTTCATAAAGCACTGCTGTTAAATGGGTGTTACTTGCCATGGCTGTTGCAGCTTAAACTCCAGCCCACTGGTTCAgctgtgagagagagaaaagggtgGTGGTGTCTTTTTAGATCTGTGTCTGCATAGGCAGAAACCACGAAAAGAAATCCTTTAAGAAGTAATAaactcccacccccaccccccccaatcTCTATCTGTGTCGTGGAATGGTTACTATTTGAAATAACATAAATCTGGTCATAAATCTGTCACTGATACCATAATTTGGCAAATCTAGAGGATATTCGcttattttctgctctgtctcttcctttctcttctacctgtatacacacacaaacacacacacactctatctgtctttttctccttctctcttgctgctgcttcttcctctctgtcctCTTCTTTAGGGAGCTGTAAAGAGGTGCTACTGGCATCTTCACAACAGTCTTGTCACTTAGGCCCTTTGACCCATACACAATCCCTTTCGTAGTAAGTGATTCCATAAAATTAACATGGAAAATCTTTGATGGAAGCTTGAAGTAAGTGACAGGTCAAGGAAAACTTTTGTTTAGACCTATATAAACATATGTATATCAGTTTATCTCATGCCAAGTACTCGTTGCCAGAATTATTTCCAAGAAATCTGGCTCTTCCGGTTGCTGATACACCAGACTCCTTTACCGTTCTTTTTGGGATTAAGACAGGCTCTTTCTGGGCCAGAGGATGACGTGAAGAGTGGATGTATGTCCAGAACTAAAGAAGACCCTGTTGTTGAGAAATGTTTTGAGAAGTATCATTCAgatatgttgttttttttttttaatctgcgTGATAGTGCCTTTTTGGGAGTACAGTTAGCTATATTAGTTAGCATGCTCGTACtttcatatttgtatttatCCTCTGTATGGACAcggaggagaacaacagagaGGCAAAAGACAGAAAGCAATTATCTTcctataaaaacaaacatattttgccttttctttattATCCCATGTGAAGAAGGCTGTCAGATCCTGTTTCCAATTTCACAGGAGGTCACCATCCCAGATGGATCCTGGTTTTCCACAACATCCTCACCTCACTTCGATGACTAACCAAAGATCTGCTTACGGGAGCATCCAAGGAGCAAGCAAACATGGGGGAAGGTGAGCCCAGGCAGATGGATGAAGACAGGATCCCATTTTATTCCTTGCCCCAAAGCCCTCCAACCCCTTTGTGCAACTGAGCATCCCAGCAGCTGCATTGTGTCAAAAGAGGTTCCAGAAATGATAACAGAGCTCAACACtgtaaaagaaatttctttattgtggttaaaatatgtatattttcatAGAATAGCTGTAATATTGCATCCAGAGATGTATTTTtcgaaaaaaaccccaacattttcttcatgagaTATAACCATGTCATATAATACAACCCTCTGATATAATACAAACttccttcagtttctttctttactaCTCACTGCttacacaaaaaaatcactgacCATTTTTTGCCTGTACTTGCAGAGAAGCTTAGGCTTGTGAGCATATCTCATGTCTCTGGCATTTTGgtctctcctccatccccttGCCACCTGAGTTTCTGGTAGAGCAGCCCAAGCAAGGATTCAGTAATCCTTGGCCCATACACTTTGAACATTAGAGTTCCCgtacacaaaacaaataaatcttACTCAGCTGTCTCTAAGGTATGAACATAGTTCTCTCTTGGATCAGATGTTCATGGTGTATAACCTAATGTTGGGAGGAGGAGAGATATTTCTCAGCCAGCGTCCATCCTGTGGCCATTCTATGGGTGCTGGTGGCTTCTGGAGGTGGAAGCAGGGTGTGTGTTCatgagcatgtgtgtgtgtgtgtaggtgCACCTGAGGGTCAGTGGGCAGGACAGGGAAGAGGGGCAGATACCATCTAATGCCAAAGGTTACTCTGGTTCTGCCCAGACCTGGAGGAGGTTTGGAATGACAGAGGAGGGGCATGGAGCACCATTTACTTCTCTTATACTCTCATTAGGATTGGAGGGTGAATAGGCAAGGGGACATATACTGAGTGAAAGAGAGGGCGTGTGCCTGTGGGAAAGGATGCGTGGGGTGCAGGAACTCAATGGCTTGCTTTGAGCTGTATTTTAAGCTTGTCATTGGGGTGGCTTTATTTTATTCAAGGCCTGACCAAGTTTTTCACTTTTTGCCTCACTCACCAGATAAAGGAGGCTCTGGACTTCGATTTGATATGCcttcataatctttttttttcttcttctttttgacAATACGGATTAGTCTAACTATACAGCAGTCTTATTGACAATGTAATTTGGCTCTTCTGAGTATTGGGGCTTTCTCTCCCAGCCTTGTCGAATTTGTGTGAGGGGTTTGTCTAGACAAGGAAATGTAAGCACAAATTTGACAATGAGTACAATGCACGGAACAATGACGGAGAGCATATAGGCATTTGGAAGATACCATCTGTATGATGATGGGTTCAGGAACCGGTTTCTACCATAAACCAACGCGTGTGCAGTGCACAAAATCAGTGTCAGATATCCCAGTTTGGACTACAGgagaacagaggaaagaaaaaagaaacagaggttAAGACAGTAAATTAAACCCGAACAAATACAATTTATAAGACACAATAAGCTTTGTGGAATCTGCCAGTTTTGGGACTAATTGGGGACTGCTGAAATGAAACTGTTCTAAATAATATAAAGGCtcttactgctttttaatgaagattCATTCAAATGGGTCTAGGTGAAACacacttctttgtttttttcctccatcaaCAATCCTGATAATTTTTGCTAGCCCACACATACTGCCTAGTGGTTGTCATTTTTtgtgaaaatgcagagaaaatgctgaaattcaGTGGAGATATCTAAGCTTTTGCATGCTCTAGTGCTAATCTATCCAGAACTACCATACTGTGAGAGTTTTTGGCCTCAATAAAACATTCATTGATAGTAATTTCCCCTTCCCTTGCCTCCCGtcccctgccagcccagctcctgcagaggcacagcagcTTGCACTGAGCTTCCTCTGAACAGAGGGCTTAAATTACAGTGTTACCAAGGGCAGCCTCTTTATAGGCACAACGGTTTTTAGAGTCTGCAGAAACCACAGATTCTCTTTGGATGCTTGACATTGAGAGGATCTGGCTTATAAAGTAAATTTTCAGTCCCATTTTAACTGAATTACCTTGTGAACCAATAAAATTAGCTCAATAAAtggctaaaatattttgtgacttAGTATAGTTGTGGAATTTGATAATTCCACAATGTCTCCTTTCTGTTTATCATTTAGGAGCTCAGGTCTTCCCAATTTTCTCTTGTTAATGCAGTAATCCCAGTTGTACCACAAACAGACATCAGAGCAGTTGTGGTTTTTTACAAGTGAGCTGTATAGCtgtgtagattttttttttcaccatgtGATGGTGATGTGATGGTGGATAATGCACACACCACATCTGGAGATACTAATGGAGGAAAGCCCTAAGTCTCTAGTAAACCTGCCTGTGGTCATATATAAGGGAATTATAAGGGAAGAAGGCTTTTTAGaataagtctttttttttacctgtaCAAATCGAAATTCTCGCCAGTTGACATTGTTACTGACTGAAGGCAAGGAAGTTATTCCCAGaaggacaaataaaaaaaatcctaaaatccCCAAAGACAAATAAGAGTCGCTAAGCCAGGCATTAGTGGTGTTGAGTGGTTCTGTTTCATTGTTCAGtgcctgaagaaaagaagaacagGTATATTTTAGTGATAGCAGTTTTAGGATCAATATGCGAAAAAGCCCAATGTCCTTTAAGGCACCTAGGAGATAAATGTTATACATTAACTCTCTGAAAATCATCAGAAGTTTACTTTGAATGCCTActcaaaaagcagaagaggcaTTATATTACATATATGTTCCACATACCTATAATTGTGGTGCATGTTTTACACTGCTGTAGACCTACTCTTGTTGTTAAATAAGGTCAGAAGGTCAAAATATGTGCCATTCTTGAAGGTATGTGGAGAAATAGGGCAATGTGTTTCTTTAAATTAGTCTCAATGTTTACATTTTCCCtacttattttattaatatgtaaACTATCTAGGAAGAAGACTGAGGCCAGAAATCCCCTCAGCTCAGCGTAGTATCAACAAACGTCGATATACCAATGGTTAAAAAGAACACAGACActagaaaaataactctattgTAAAGGACATTAGACCATCCACATGAATTTCTGAAGTTCAAGATAGAAGGTAGTATTTGTAACAGGgccagaagaaaggaagacataGGGCAGGGCACAAAACTTACCTGGGAGATCGTTTGGCTGCTGATTCTCCATCTTACGAAAGAGCGAATTGGGATAACAAGAGTGTACAAAACGTGCAGAGAAGCAAATGCCAAGGCTACCAGTCCAAGTTGTTTCCTACACAGCATCCATTTGTCCAGCCAGTCTGGGAAACGGCGGTATTTGGTACCTCTGTATAACTGAATAATTGCAGCAAGTACACCAGGAAGATACACCAAGGCAAGAAGGATAAGTGCCAATATAGGGCAGATCCGATTTGGAATGGAAATtgcaataaaaaaggaaaagtcttttttttcataaacataAGGGTAGATTACGTCACGAATCAAACAGTAGAAGAAGAAGAATGTGACTAGGCCAAGGGACAAAAGGATGGGAAACTTCCACATTGGAAAGAGCTGCAGAGGATAGTTTTCTATTTCCTGAGCAGCCAAGAGGGATCCCTTATCTAATGGAGTGAGACCCAGTGCACGAACAATATCCATCACCATCTGTTTAGCTTCCTTGTCATCTCCACAGACAAGCACCTGCAgccaaaaacaaacagaagttttATTTAGACAGACTTTTGTGACAACCACTACTGCCATCCTGCCTGGATATGGACGATGAGCACAAGCCTCCTAGGCTTCTTGTTGGCTTCCCTGTTGGCCTTAATTTATATAGGCAAAAAGTACTTTCTTGGCCAACAGGTCCAAGAACTAAGAATATGAATCTTTTCTTTGGGGAAAGAGATTGTTTCAAGTGGCAAAATTTTGTatctgaaaagagaaatatgtAACACGCTTAGTACAAGTCTTCCCTAGAAGACTTGATGTACTCTTCTAAAGACCTGCAAGCAGTTTGtaagaaaaaggttttgtaACAGTAAATAGGAGCAAAATTTTCAGTTGCTGCTACAGTGCTGCTAAGGACTCCAGGGAACTGAGGACAGAGATCTTCAAAACATGATTGCCctatcacaaaaataaatattatttctttccaaGTCTAGTAAAATAGTGAAGAAAccatcttttctccttttggcACTGGGAGAAAGAGGGGCAATTTCTCCTCTCATTAATATGATGGAGGCTTGTAGAGCCTAGGCTTGGAAGtccttgtgtttttgttttagcCAAAATCATTTATgtggcagcagaaagcaaaccTAGCCATGGTGTGAGTAGCTGGCTGAAACCATGTGTTGTACAAGAGCACTATCcctcagagcagcagagaacagGGTAATAATAAATGATTTGTCTTCAAGTAAGCTGCTGTGTTCCTTCCTATGACCAGCTCTGTGCTCGCTGGCCTGTGGTTAAGAAGCTTGTTAAAATGGTTTGCACACACTGTTGTTGTGTTAAACTTCTGTGGCGATGGATTCTGATTTAGAaaactttattattttgttcACCTTCTAGCTCTTTTCTGTTGCCCACACTCATGGTATTGCCCTATCATATCCCTtagctttttttgctttcttcattttattcttgCTTTGATATATATCTGGTGAACAAGTGATGCAGCCCTCATTTCCTCCTGATTTGCTGTCTCTCTTTCTAGCTCTGctatctttctttccttgcttctttAGTGTCTCTGAACACCTTACTGAATTCAGAGGCAAACTATTGATATTCCCTGTCATGCCATATTACAAACCAATAGTAAATTTTAGCtcacatttaatttaaattggaCAATTGTAGTGAAAATTCCATCTCAACCCTGTCTGATTTGTATGTCCCGTGTGTGTTTTGTCTAGCTGTTAAGAAACCATACGATATATAACTCTATGACATAGGACACCCCTGTTGCTCAGTCTTACCTGACGGCTTGCATCCAGCGTGCCTGACTGCAAGGCCCAGGCTGACACAGTGTTAAAGGCTTTCACAACCTTAGCGCCAGGCACCAGCTGAGCGAGGTACTCCGCATTGGATTCAGGatactggtttatttttaagttgttgCTCACGTCCACCAAGACTTTTCCatgaagaatttctgctagcTGTGTAAGGAAGTTGTAATGTTGCCTCTGGATTGCTATAATGATGATGGCAGCTTTCTGCGCTGCCTCTGTGTGGCTCAACACCTCTGCATCCTTGGGAATCAGGCCAGATGTCTGTGCGCTCCGGCTTCCAAACACGACGGAGTAGCCGGACTGAAACATTTTATGCCCCAGAGCTCTTCCAAAATCTCCAGTTCCAAATATGCACACTGTCTCCCTTTTGTTAGAAGTGTTAGGAGCCAAAGCCATTGTGTTGGAAGAATTTTTattcatctgttttaaaaaaaaaaaaaaaaagtaatgggaACAAACTAAGCAAAATGAAAGGTTAACAGCACTCTGGCTGcacaaaataaatatctgaaagttTTCTTGCCTCTTAACAGGTTTCCTGCATGATCTTCTGAATACTCTCAGAAGATTTCtgtacagtttttaaaaacctgttctGGATATTTACCTCTCCATCTCTTACAGCACCTTCTTTTCCATCCATTTTATGGATTTTAACATTCAGCTGAACTGTTGCAGTTTTCATCTACCAaagggaaagcaggaggaaaggatACAAAGGCACAGAAAGGGTTGCACACATTTCAGAGTAATTTCTGCTTACTTATGCTACAGAAAAACATTGAAGAGGAGTGTATTTCTAATCAGATTAGAACCTGGAAGGTCTTTTGTAAAATAGAGGTAAAAAGAAGAGATAGAAAAGGTAGCTAAAAACCTATCTATTGTCCTCAGTATTTCCTTAATAGGACTAGTCAGTGCCAGTTTGTTTTACTATTGTTCTTCAGTTTCCTGAAGAATGTCCTGTGAAGCATTTGGACAGTGGAATTGGAATATTTCATgctgaacatttattttttatatttatatattactCAATAAAATTCTCTTTGAGGTTTTTATCTATCCTTCTTTATCACTGTACCTGGAAACTTCAAAGTCTTTAATGTATTATCAATGCCATAGCAGTACATGGACATAGACTCTGCTCTGTACTTGCAGAGTGAGACCCATGACACAAATACGGAATCAAAAAGGTCTGCTCCAAAGGTCTTGCAGTAGGTCCACATGCTGTTGTCCTCACTTTACAAAAGGTGAAGTTAGACTAGAAAACCTAAGTCCCGAAGAAAGACCAACAGGAGATCTTGAGAGATGCCTCTCTTGGACTGGCCAGCAATTTACTACTTAGAGCAGCCATTTAATTTGCAGGAGCCCTGATTCAAGTCTTCCACTGCATCGCAGGTAACTGTCTTAATTGAAGCTGTGGGAATAACTGATTTTCCAATTTGCAAGAAAGAAGTGCATGAAATGGTTatctagatcaaaaaaaaaattgctttgctacTGTTGTTTATTAAACCTTTGTTTAAATTCTTCTGTGAAACACTGTTCAGAATGAAACTCTGCCATTTAAGAATACTGAGATGATACTCTcactttcttttatatttttctctagccagaacagtttttgctttttaaaaatctggcaTGATTTCAAATTCTTTTGACCCAGAACTTGCATTTGtttgaggaataaaaaaatcaggccTGACCTTCCCCCTAACCTGCTGTGATCTGGGTCGTGGAGTCAGGGATACACACATCTTTTTGGCCTGTGCTCTAGGGTATAAGCTTCATTAGCAAGATAGGCAGAGAAGTGTTTATTCTGAGAATCATATGTGAAGATTTTGGCCTGAAATAGCTCTATATGTAGATAGCAAGCCCTCAGCTGGCATCAATGCCTGCTCAGCATCATCCCTGCAATAAGCTGCGGGAGCCCTGGGATTTagagagctgccaagggagTTTCGTTCTGGTCATTAGGGGAAGGCATTGATTCAGGCAGAGGAGAACCCGAGGATCTGTGTGGCTGTGGCTTGGTTGGCTCATGCAGGTCTCACGGGAGGCTTTGCAGTGCAGCAGGGTGTTAACCCCAGGTCTCCTGAAGCTGCAGTCCCAGCTACCCAGCTGGACTCTGTCTTCTTTGTCAAGTAACACTCTGAGCATGTAAATAGATCCTCAAAGGGACCCATCTGAATGTCTCTTGCATATTTGTGTGCTCTGACACATGCATACAAATGCAAAGTCCTTtgacatatttaaaaatcattttctcAAGGCTTTATTAACGTCCCATGAGGCTCTAATGTGACTAAAGctataaaattcctttttggGGATAGtctgtatttcaaaaagaacagaagagttGTGTATGTAATATTAATAAATGGTCCAACTGAGTACCTAATAAGACTCAACTTTCCTTtctcaattttccttttaacaaaGTAGGCTCCTATCTCAAATGGAAAGTAAAACTTACTCGTAACACACGATCACCCAGTTGAAAACTTCTCTATTTGCCCTCAAGAAATTATTAAGTAACTGCTGAGTGAACTATGCAAATCATTCTCCTCTCCAAAgtaagactggaaaaaaaacaaaactcgAATGGATGTTACCAGGTAATATATTTGGTAGATCGGTTAAAGTTATGTTTTGTTCGAgcttataaaattatttaatatagaAATGGATCCACCAGCAAGAAATAAGTCTATGAAGTTCTTCCATTGTTCAGTAATACTGAACATCTCATTTGCTAGGGAACACAGAACTCATTTTGCCAGAAAAAAGAGggaggtgaaaagaaaaattaatgtaaggaacataattttttttcaaaatacagtttctgGGAGCACCGTCTAAGATATAAAATGACTTGTACAAGGCAGTGAATATTATTCCATAGAAAGGTGAAGAGAGTTAAAGCTGCCTTTAAT contains the following coding sequences:
- the STEAP4 gene encoding metalloreductase STEAP4; translation: MNKNSSNTMALAPNTSNKRETVCIFGTGDFGRALGHKMFQSGYSVVFGSRSAQTSGLIPKDAEVLSHTEAAQKAAIIIIAIQRQHYNFLTQLAEILHGKVLVDVSNNLKINQYPESNAEYLAQLVPGAKVVKAFNTVSAWALQSGTLDASRQVLVCGDDKEAKQMVMDIVRALGLTPLDKGSLLAAQEIENYPLQLFPMWKFPILLSLGLVTFFFFYCLIRDVIYPYVYEKKDFSFFIAISIPNRICPILALILLALVYLPGVLAAIIQLYRGTKYRRFPDWLDKWMLCRKQLGLVALAFASLHVLYTLVIPIRSFVRWRISSQTISQALNNETEPLNTTNAWLSDSYLSLGILGFFLFVLLGITSLPSVSNNVNWREFRFVQSKLGYLTLILCTAHALVYGRNRFLNPSSYRWYLPNAYMLSVIVPCIVLIVKFVLTFPCLDKPLTQIRQGWERKPQYSEEPNYIVNKTAV